A part of Phoenix dactylifera cultivar Barhee BC4 chromosome 2, palm_55x_up_171113_PBpolish2nd_filt_p, whole genome shotgun sequence genomic DNA contains:
- the LOC120104887 gene encoding MDIS1-interacting receptor like kinase 2-like, with the protein MDASRRQILLPLNHLSISLLLLSFFLLPYSSETAVAATVASSIIESQARVLLHWKSTLQNSHAQQLRSWSLPSNTCMWYGITCMENGGQVVITGISLPRASLVGKLNSLNFSALPSLTRLHLRCNYLFGTIPPSIRTLHSLTSLDLSLNRLSGNLPLALASLSSLTEIDLSSNNFIGEIPPCFFANWTKLTSLKFQQNLLGGALPPEIGQLKSLHVLNLYENNLAGPIPSTLDNLTNLKFLSLSKNQFSGNIPHELGNLVNLLDLEISYNYLTGSIPSSLGNLIKLKTLYLGSNNILGTIPHELGNLVNLRDLEIWETQLSESIPSTLGNLTMLDILFLDTNNFSGTIPHELGKLVNLHSLTIYENQLSGSIPSTLGNLTMLDALYLYINKLSGTIPRELGKLVNLHFLDINKNQLSGSIPSTLGNLTMLDTMHLYTNNLSGTIPRELGNLVNLRDLKISKNKLSGSIPSTLGNLTMLDTLGLFTNNLSGTIPHELGNLVNLHSLVIYENQLSGSIPSTLENLTMLDTLYLYTNHLSGSLPQELGNHTNLIYLELFDNNFSGYLPSEICKGGALQYLTVQNNYFEGPIPRSLKNCSSLLRVRLEGNKLKGNISEDFGTYTNLDYIDMSYNQLYGQISPSWAHCQNLKSFRISGNLLTGNVPPEFGKLLQLGLLDLSSNQLAGEIPRELDTMSLLFNLNLSNNKISGIIPSEFGKLSNLEILDLSNNDINSPIPPQLKGCIKLRILNLSKNKFDGIILSQLGELKGLQDLLDLSHNLFGGEIPSQLASLTNLISLNLSHNNLSGAIPSSFGSMLSLSSIDVSYNNLEGPVPRSKLFQNAPALWLNHNKGLCGEVPSLPSCGSTTVSTHHSTKNHIILFIITPILGSLALLGLSTIIIAALRRRGNTTEKKDIDVVIGDLFSILNFDGRVAYDYIINASENFDEKYCIGSGTYGKVYKVELPMEQVVAVKKIHPLEEGVFDEKSFQNEIQALTRIRHRNIVKLHGFCSSSGCKFLIYEYIEKGSLASILRNQETAQELNWERRAHIIKDITHALSYIHHDCNPSIVHRDISSNNILLDSDFKAYLSDFGTARILKSDLSNWSTVAGTFGYTAPELSYMTRANEKCDVYSFGIVILEVIMGRHPGDLVSSLSSSDVQQMLFSDVLDQRISPPAAYMVKEVLLLAIIAFSCIRVLPQARPTMQRISHLFISGNIPTIHEPFNSIKLCQLVEFLT; encoded by the exons ATGGATGCTAGTCGTAGGCAAATCCTTCTTCCTCTGAATCATCTATCAATCAGCCTTCTCCTGCtatccttcttccttcttccctacTCATCAGAAACGGCAGTTGCTGCGACCGTTGCTTCTTCAATCATTGAATCCCAAGCGAGAGTTCTGCTCCATTGGAAATCCACCCTTCAAAATTCACATGCCCAACAACTCCGTTCTTGGTCTCTCCCCAGCAACACGTGCATGTGGTATGGCATCACCTGCATGGAGAATGGAGGCCAAGTTGTGATCACGGGCATCAGCCTACCTCGTGCGAGCTTAGTAGGTAAGCTCAACAGCCTCAACTTCTCCGCCCTCCCATCTCTCACTCGCCTCCACCTCCGATGCAACTACTTGTTTGGAACAATTCCGCCTAGCATACGCACGCTTCACTCTCTCACCTCCCTCGATCTCTCGCTAAATCGTCTTTCCGGCAATCTGCCCCTCGCTCTCGCTAGCCTCTCTAGCCTGACTGAGATCGACCTTTCTTCAAACAATTTCATTGGTGAGATTCCTCCTTGTTTCTTCGCCAACTGGACTAAGCTAACCTCCCTCAAATTCCAGCAAAATTTACTTGGTGGCGCACTGCCTCCAGAGATTGGCCAGCTCAAAAGTCTACATGTGCTTAATTTATACGAAAACAATCTCGCTGGTCCCATCCCTTCGACCCTTGATAACTTGACCAACCTAAAATTCCTCTCCCTTAGCAAAAATCAGTTCTCTGGCAATATTCCCCATGAACTAGGCAATTTAGTTAACCTCTTGGATCTAGAAATCTCATACAATTATTTAACAGGTTCCATCCCTTCCAGTTTAGGCAATCTCATCAAACTCAAAACCTTGTACCTTGGCTCAAATAATATATTGGGCACCATTCCTCATGAATTAGGCAATTTAGTGAACTTACGTGATCTAGAAATCTGGGAAACTCAACTATCGGAATCCATCCCTTCCACTTTAGGAAACCTCACCATGCTCGACATTTTGTTCCTCGACACCAATAATTTTTCTGGCACAATCCCTCACGAATTAGGCAAACTAGTGAACTTACATTCTCTAACAATCTATGAAAATCAACTATCAGGCTCCATCCCTTCCACTTTAGGAAACCTCACCATGCTTGACGCCTTGTACCTCTACATCAATAAATTATCTGGCACAATCCCCCGTGAATTAGGCAAACTAGTGAACTTACATTTTCTAGATATCAATAAAAATCAACTATCAGGCTCCATCCCTTCCACTTTAGGAAATCTCACCATGCTTGACACCATGCATCTCTACACCAATAATTTATCTGGCACCATCCCTCGTGAATTAGGCAACCTAGTGAATTTACGTGATCTAAAAATCTCAAAAAATAAACTATCAGGCTCCATCCCTTCCACTTTAGGAAACCTCACCATGCTTGACACCTTAGGCCTCTTCACCAATAATTTATCTGGCACCATCCCTCATGAATTAGGCAACCTAGTGAACTTACATTCTCTAGTTATTTATGAAAATCAACTATCAGGCTCCATCCCTTCCACTTTAGAAAATCTCACCATGCTTGACACCTTGTACCTCTACACCAATCATTTATCTGGCTCTTTGCCCCAAGAACTGGGTAATCACACCAACCTCATCTACCTAGAGCTATTTGACAACAATTTCTCAGGTTACTTACCTTCAGAGATCTGTAAAGGAGGTGCGCTTCAATATCTTACTGTGCAAAACAACTACTTTGAGGGCCCTATTCCAAGAAGTTTAAAAAACTGCTCTAGCTTATTGAGAGTCCGCCTTGAAGGAAACAAGCTTAAAGGAAACATCTCTGAAGACTTTGGGACATACACGAATCTAGACTACATTGACATGAGCTACAACCAATTATATGGCCAGATCTCACCAAGTTGGGCACATTGTCAAAATTTGAAAAGCTTCAGGATTTCAGGAAACCTACTTACTGGGAATGTACCCCCTGAATTCGGAAAGTTGCTTCAATTAGGATTACTGGATCTTTCTTCAAATCAACTTGCAGGAGAAATACCAAGAGAGTTAGATACCATGAGCTTATTATTCAACTTGAATTTGAGCAATAACAAAATATCTGGAATAATTCCCTCGGAGTTTGGAAAATTATCCAATCTGGAAATTCTTGATTTATCTAACAACGACATCAACAGCCCAATACCACCACAATTAAAGGGTTGTATTAAACTGCGCATCTTGAATTTGAgcaaaaataaatttgatgggATCATTCTGTCTCAACTTGGAGAGTTAAAAGGATTGCAAGATTTACTTGATCTGAGCCATAATCTTTTTGGAGGAGAGATACCATCACAATTGGCAAGTTTGACAAATTTAATATCTTTGAACTTGTCCCACAATAATTTGTCAGGTGCCATTCCTTCATCTTTTGGAAGCATGTTGAGTTTGTCATCAATAGATGTATCGTACAACAATTTGGAGGGCCCAGTTCCGAGAAGCAAATTGTTTCAAAATGCTCCAGCATTGTGGTTAAACCATAACAAGGGATTATGTGGTGAGGTGCCGAGTTTGCCTTCTTGTGGATCAACCACTGTAAGCACTCATCATTCAACTAAAAACCACATTATACTCTTTATTATCACTCCTATATTGGGCAGCTTGGCTCTTTTAGGTTTGTCTACTATCATTATTGCTGCTCTTCGTAGGAGAGGAAACACTACAGAGAAAAAAGATATTGATGTTGTTATTGGCGATCTGTTTTCTATATTGAATTTTGATGGAAGAGTTGCTTATGACTATATCATCAATGCCTCCGAAAATTTTGATGAGAAATATTGCATCGGGAGTGGAACATATGGCAAAGTATACAAAGTAGAACTTCCAATGGAACAAGTGGTGGCTGTTAAAAAAATTCATCCGCTGGAGGAAGGAGTATTTGATGAGAAAAGCTTCCAGAACGAGATTCAAGCATTAACCAGAATTCGACATCGTAACATTGTAAAACTTCATGGATTTTGCTCAAGTTCAGGTTGTAAATTTCTTATATATGAGTACATTGAGAAGGGAAGTTTAGCTAGCATCCTTCGTAACCAAGAAACAGCACAGGAATTGAATTGGGAGAGAAGAGCTCATATCATCAAAGATATTACccatgctttatcatatatacaCCATGACTGCAATCCATCCATAGTGCATCGAGACATCTCcagtaataatatattattagacTCTGATTTCAAGGCTTATCTTTCAGACTTTGGTACTGCAAGAATTCTGAAATCTGATTTATCAAATTGGAGCACAGTAGCAGGCACATTTGGATATACTGCCCCAG AGCTTTCGTACATGACAAGGGCGAATGAGAAATGTGATGTATACAGCTTTGGTATAGTAATATTAGAAGTAATAATGGGAAGGCATCCAGGTGATCTTGTCTCCTCCCTATCTTCATCAGACGTCCAGCAGATGCTATTCAGTGATGTGCTAGATCAACGCATCTCACCTCCTGCAGCTTATATGGTCAAAGAAGTGTTGTTGCTGGCTATTATAGCATTTTCATGCATCCGCGTTTTACCACAAGCCCGACCAACCATGCAAAGGATATCTCACTTATTCATAAGTGGCAACATTCCAACTATTCACGAGCCGTTCAACTCAATTAAATTATGTCAATTAGTAGAGTTTTTAACATAG